The Flavipsychrobacter sp. genome contains the following window.
TAGCCATTGAGATTCCTAAAAACAGAAGAAAAGGTAACGGCAACAAACTAGAGCTAAAAGGAGCAAGCGGTAATAACTTACAAAATGTGAACGTTAGTTTCCCTTTAGGGACATTTATTTGTGTAACAGGTGTTTCAGGAAGCGGCAAGAGTACATTAATCAATGAAACGTTATACCCTACTCTAGCCAAGCATTGTTATCCAAAGTTCAAGAAAGTACCCATGCCTTTTAAGAAGGTTACAGGACTGGAGCATATTGACAAGGTGATAGAAATAGACCAAAGCCCTATAGGCAGAACACCTAGAAGCAACCCTGCTACCTATTGTGGTTTCTTTACCGATATAAGACAGCTTTTTGCACAAGTACCCGAAGCAAAGATCAGAGGTTATAATCCAGGGCGCTTTTCCTTCAATGTAAAAAGCGGAAGGTGTGAAGAATGTCAAGGAGGGGGTATGCGTACTATAGAAATGAACTTCTTACCTGATGTATATGTGCCTTGCGAAAAATGTAATGGCAAGAGATATAATAGAGAAACATTAGAAATTAGGTATAAAGGAAAATCTATTTCTGACATACTCAACATGACCGTTGATGAAGCTGTGTCTTTTTTCGAGAATATCCACTACCTATACAGAAAGATAAAGACGCTACAAGATGTAGGCTTGGGCTATGTAACACTAGGACAAAGCGCTGTAACACTTAGCGGAGGAGAAGCACAACGGGTTAAACTAGCAACAGAGCTTTCTAAAAGAGACACAGGGCAAACGATATATATACTTGACGAGCCTACTACTGGCTTGCACTTTCAAGACATCCAACACTTACTTGATGTACTAAATAGACTGGTAGACAAAGGGAATACAGTATTGGTAATAGAACACAACTTAGATGTTGTAAAAGTTGCCGACTATATTATTGATATGGGACCAGAAGGTGGCAAAGGAGGAGGAAGTGTAGTAGCTAAAGGAACACCTGAAAATGTTATTAAAGCAAGTAAAAGCCATACGGGTAGATTCTTAAAACTAGAATTATAAATAAAGGGCAGTAATTACTGCCCTTTATTTATTTCACATATTTTCCTTGTTATTGTACTAATACTTTTCTGCTGATCTTCTCACCCGCCGAGCTATGCAATCTTAATGTATAAACACCTGAAGCCATCGATGAAACATCGATTATTGCAAAGTCTTTAAAGCCACCCTCTGCTACTCTTTGTCCCACAACGTTAAACAAGCCATAATCATAAGAATAATTAGTATCTGAAACTATATTAAGCTGCTTAGTAGCAGGCACAGGAAATACAGTAATGTGATTACTAAACGATACAGAAGCAATATCAGCTGGCCAATTGTTTATCTTGAAATTACTATTACTCACATCAAAAAACACATTGCCATCTGCTTTAACTTTTACTCTAGCAGTATTGGTGTTTGTACCTGTTGGAACAGTAATGGTTTCACTACCATCATTTGCGGTATTAGCTGCCAATGTAAAAGGATATGTATACCCTCCATCTACAGACAATAATATCGTAACATTACTACAGTTAACAGGAGCTGTAGTCGTCTGTGCCACATCCCAAGTAACGGTTTGCGTACTACCTATCTGCCAATAGTCTGAAGACTGATTCGGAGCAGTTACTAAAAAAGGCCCTGAAGTTGTAGTAACATGTAAACGAACTGTTTCATCAGAAAGATTGAATGTTCCTGTACCATTGAACATATCTCTAACGGTGAGTTTAAATTCTAACTTACGCCCTACTTCAGGTAGCTTTTCTCCTAAGTAATTCAAGTTATTATTCAATATAGAATCTAGGACAGGAAATACACGCCAGCGACTAGCTGTTGGTTTAAACGAACGGAACAAAGGACCATCCTGTTTAGTATCACTAAAACTTTTTCCAAAATCACCTAGATCATACTCTTCCCAACAGTAGGTAATACCATTGTTATCTGCATCAGTTGCCAACGGAGCTTCTAGCTCAAAAGGAGTTAAATATGGGACATCATAAGTCTTTTTTATAGAAGCTACAACAGGAGGTGTATTACCAGCAGCACTAGTAGTAGCGCAGCTACCACCTGTAACTATGTTCGTAATAAAGTCAGACACTTGGTCTAAGCTCTTTGCATGAAAATAATCATCACTTTGGTTGGCCACATCATTACCGTTACAGATACCAGCATATGCCATTATCGTAGAACCTCCACCCGGCTCATAAGCACTAATATTTGTACCGTTGCCTGCGCAAGCACCCGTTGCCGCGTTAAAGGTATGTGTTGCTCCAAATTGATGCCCCATTTCATGAGCAACATAATCTATATCAAAAAGATCTCCTGTTGGTTTTGCTTGCCCTGTTACACCTCTTGCTTTCGCATTAAAATCGCAAACACTTTGAAGATCGGCAATACCACCACCACCTGTGCTGAATACATGTCCAATATCGTAATTGATCTTACCAATTACATTATCGATCTTCGTTTGATTCTCTGCTTGCATAGTTACACCACTCGAGTTGGTATAACCATCATTACTATTTAGGAATATTAATTGGTCGTTATTAGCCACCAGCTCCATAGTAACGCCAAACTCTCTTTGGTATACACCATTCACTCTAGCCATTGTTGTATTCATGGCACTAAGCACCAAAGGTTTTGTAGGCGTACCCGGCGTTACAGCATTGGCATATTCTCCTGTACAAGCAAGTGCGAGTCTATATTTTCTTTTGGTGGCTCCATTAGTTTTCAAAGCTACTTTTGGTAGACCACCATTAGAAAGGTCAAACCTTGCATTACTTATATCTTCAGGGCCATCGTTAGCATCGCTATTAGCACAAAAATGCTCTTTACCAGCAGGCTTGGCATAATCACTTTTATAATAGCAGAGATAGTACCTATCGTCTGATTTGGTATAAGGGTCAATAACATAATCGTTACCAGTACCCGTATACACCATTGCATCAAAGCCAAAAGCAGTAATATTTATCTTGGCAGTAACTCTAGGATCGTCAACAGCTACAGCTGTATAGTTTTTTATCTCAGGATATTTTTCAGCAAGCTCTTCAGCCATTATTGATTCTTCCCAAACTTTAAAATTCATCATCCCACCCTTAGGATTAGGAATTTGTAGCACTACTGCGTTTTCAAAAGAAGAAGCTGTTGTCAATTGTGTTTTCATATAGTCTACACTTAAAGCATAGACCAAAGACTTTTGCGGATAGAGTTCTCTTTCACCTTTTGCGGGAACATTATTACTAGCCACAGAGCGCCACATAGTCATCTCTATAGCATTAGCACTATATGTACCTACGGTAAAAAGCAAAAGAAATAAGGTTAGTTTTTTCATTCTGGTTTATATTATCTATTAACGATCGTATCGTATTTTATGAGACTTCATTTTAGGAGTTTCCTTATACACACCTTCTTTATTGGCTTCCATCTCTTGGGCTTTCTCATACACAACATAATAGAAGTTACCATTAGCTTCCATGGGCATAATATCATACTGTTGTGTTGCCGATCTTATTTGCCCACTCATCTTGGTTCCATCAAAAGACAGATTCAACTCATAGCCATCTTTCTCCCCTTTTGCTAGTATAGTATTGGGGTACATTTTCAGCATTTTAGGACTAACATCTTTACGCTGTTCTACAGGAAATACGATACACCCATAAGGCAACGGCACTACGGTTTCTAACGGCTGAGTAGTTTTATTATTTTTTACCGCAAGAAAAAAAGCATTCAATTGCTCTTTACTTAAAGTATACACTTTGTAAACTTTGGGCAAGACAACCACTTTCGTATCGTCGTACAAAACAGATTGCTTTTCTTTGACCCAGTCCAAATGCTCTTTCCCTACACCAACAGGCATATCGGCACAAGCTACCTTCTTCTTAGTAGCCTTTGTCTTATTATTATCGGTTAGCTTTTCTGCCCCATTGCACGCCGACAGTATTACTCCAGCAATAGCTATTGTAAAAATCTTCTTCATGAACACTAAATATACACTTAGCTATAAAAATACGAAAAAGAGAGTCACAACAGTACTACTTCTTCAGGCTTCTGATACCCAACCTCAAAGAGTTAAGAATAAGCACCACATCGCTCAACGCCATGATACCTGCCCCATAGGTAGGCTTTAGCATGCCGGCAGCCGCTACAGGTATTGCCACGATATTGTAAATAAATGCCCAGAAAAGGTTTTGCTTAATGGTCTGGTCGGTATAAATACCTAAACGTATAGCCTTAGGCAGTGTTGATAGTTGGTTATTAGATAATATGATATTTGCCGACTGGATGGCTATTTGAGTAGATTCACTTAGAGAGATACCTACTGTGGCCCTAGCCAATGCAGGAGCATCGTTTATACCATCGCCCACCATAGCTGTAGGTGCTGCTTCTAAAAGCTCATCTAGTTTTTTATTTTTTTGCTCAGGAGTTTGTTGTGCATACACTTCTTCAATGCCTAGTTCATTAGCCAAGTGCTCACATTTCTCTTTTTTATCGCCACTAAGCAGTATGGTTTTGTACCCCATACGTTTCAGCTCATCAATCGTTTCTTTAGCATCAGGTCGTAAGGTGTCCGTTATTTTTATAGCGCCTGCATAAGAGCCATTCTTATACAAGTATAGATCATACCCTGTGAGCTTTTCTACACTAGTATGCAACCAAAGCTCCGAGCCCAACTGCCATTTATCTCCATTGGCATCTACTGCTTCCATTCCCTTAGCCTTCACTTCATCAACTTTTTCTAATTGTACATTCTCCGTATTGCTCCATTGCTTTGATATAGACTTAGCAATAGGATGAGAAGAATAAGACTCTATAGCTGCTACTATAGACTTAAACGTTGCAGCTTCCATCACTGTATCAAAAGAAGATATCTCCAGCTTACCCGTAGTTAGCGTACCTGTTTTGTCAAATACGACCTGTTTGATTTGCTTTAAGCGTTCTAGAGTGTCTCCCCCCTTCACCAACATACCATTACGTGCCGCCCTACCAAGACCTACGGCAACTGCAGCAGGGGTAGCCAAGCCCATAGCACACGGGCAAGAGATAACCATCACGGCTATGCTACGCATCATAGCACTTTCGAAGCTAACATCAAATGCCAGCCAGCTAACTAGAAAAGTAAGTAGAGCAATGCCTAAAACTGCAGGCACAAAAATGGCGCTTATCTTATCGGCAAGTTTCTGCAATGGTGGCTTAGTACCCTGAGCTTCTCTTACTAGTTTAATGATGTTAGACAATATTGACTGGCTACCAACTGTGGTGGCTTCTATCTTTATATTACCATCCATCACCATTGTTCCGCCTATCACTTCTTCTGTTTCCTTCTTTCTTATCGGCAGGCTCTCCCCTGTTATCATATGCTCATCCACTTCCGCTTCGCCACTTATCACGACTCCGTCTACTGGTATACTATCACCAGTATTTACTAATATCATATCCCCCTTCTTTACATACTTACTCTCCACCTCCAGCATGGTCTCCTTACCTATACTGTCAGTCATCACTATTTTAGCTTTCTGTGGTTGTAAGTTTACTAGCGCATCTATAGCCGTAGTAGTAGCTTTTACAGTTTTATGTTCCAGCCAGTTACCAACCATAACCAAAGTGATAATAGAGGCTGTAGTTTCAAAGAACATATAATCCCTAACAGCATCTGTATAATAAAACAGCCCGATAAGAGAATAGATATATGCAGCAGAAGCGCCAATAATTATCAGCACATCCATATTAGGTATACCATGCTTTAATGAACGAAAAGCACTCTTACCAAAAACAATTAGACCTATTATATATACTGGCGTAGATAATACTAGCTGCACCCAAGGGTTGTGCAAATAATGCCAGTTAACAAACATGTGCAGCAACAATGGAACAGTAAGCATCGCACAAATAATTAAATACAGTGATGTCTTATCAGACCTTCCTGTATTGGTACCTGTTCCTTCAATTGCATTATCATCGTCCCGCACAACTCGATAGCCCAAATCGTCGATAGCGTTGTAAACATTATCCACCTCCTCTTCTTCTACGATGGTAAAGCTCACCTCTCCCGATGCTGCATTAGCAGATATATTTGAAGCTCCTTTTTTTTCCAAGAGCTTTGATATTGTAATAGCACAGTTGCCGCAGGTCATTCCTTCAACAACTGTAGAATATGTCTTATCCATATGATATAGTTATATGGCCTACCGCTTATATTTGCATCATGGCGGCACAACCGATATTACAAATTTCCTATTCTTTAGCCAATATAGAAAATGCAGTGCATCAGTTCTGGCAATATGCACATCAATACCAAGTATTTGCTTTTAGTGGCGATATGGGTGCCGGCAAAACCACATTCATTACGGCACTATGTCATTACCTAAAAGTAGAAGATACCGTTAGCAGCCCTACGTTTTCGCTCATCAATGAATATACCTTCCAACAAAACGGTATTGCTAAAAAAATATACCATATGGACTGGTATAGACTAAAAGATGCAGACGAAGCCATTGATGCCGGTGTAGAAGACACTATACTTCGTACAGACTGCTACTCTATAGTAGAATGGCCAGAAAAAGCCATTGAGCTGCTACCCAAGAAACATCTATGGGTAAGTATTGCAAACAATGGCGATAATGAGCGTACGATGAACGTATGGGTAAAAGATTAATACTCAATACGCTAAGTTTAGCACACTATATTTTTTACCTTAGAGCATGCATTTGCTTGATGCACTCATAAAAGGAATAACACTTGGCCTGTTTATGGCTATATCTGTGGGCCCAACTCTTTTTGCTGTCCTTAGGTATAGTCTTAACCACAGCTATAAGGCAGGTATTGCATTCATACTTGGGGTTTCCATTAGCGATATATTATATGTAGTTGTTGCCAACGTAGCTGCATCATGGCTAGAAGTACTACACGAATTTGCCAAAGAGATAGCTTATGGCGGTGCTGTAGTACTTATTATTGTAGGATTGGCGGGCTTAGTGAGCAAATATAAACCCGTACGCCCCAGTGCTGCTGTGCTTACTATTAGCAAAGCAGATTATGTAAAGATTTGGACAAGTGGTTTTTTGATCAATACCATTAACCCCGCTGTCATCATAATATGGCTAGGTGCTGTAACAGCTACTGCCAACACCTCTGCTTGGTATAGAACCGTAATGTTTGGTTCTTGTCTTCTTTTGGTGCTTAGTATCGATTTTGCAAAAGTATTCTTAGCCGACACTATACGTAAAAAGCTCACTATTAGGCGAATCATGTACCTGCAAAAAACATCTGCAGCCATAATATTATCCTTCGGTATCGCTCTATTTTTAAGCACCTTCTTCAATTTACACTTTAGTTAATGTGTTGGTAATTCACACATTGGCAAAAACAATTATTTAGAAGTACGGAAAACTAATAAAGCTTAGTATCTTTGCAGCCTCATGTCAGACGCGATACGCCACGAGTGCGGATTAGCTTACATCCGCCTTTTAAAGCCACTAGCATATTACCACCGTAAATACGGTACATCTTTCTACGGACTTAACAAACTATACCTCCTAATGGAGAAACAGCATAACCGCGGCCAAGACGGTGCGGGGATTGCAGCTGTTAAGCTAAACGTGGAAGCAGGACACCAAAACATGCACCGTTTACGTATTAGTGGTGCTAATGCTATTCGCAAACTTTTTGAAGAGGTACAGAAAGAGACCAGCGACCTTGAGAAGATGTATCCTGAAATTGGCAACCACCCAGGTTTGCTAAAAGGCTATATGCGTTTCATGGGCGAATCGTTGATCGGCCATCTTCGTTACGGTACGCAAGGACAAAACAATGTAGAGTTTTGCCATCCATTTATCAAGTCGGATATTAATCCTACTCGTAACCTGATAATGGCAGGTAACTTCAACCTTGTTAATACAGACGAGCTATTTAAGATGCTAGACTCCCACCCTACCACTACCGTTAGAGATAGTGACCTAGGAGCTATGATCGAGACAATACAATACTACCTCTGCTTGGCCGACGAGACCAATCCAGAGAATTTAAATATTGAGGGTATACTTAAACAAGCTACTACCCACTTTGATGGAGGATATGTATGCGGCGGACTAGTAGGAAACGGTGATGGTTTTGTAATGCGTGACCCTAATGGTATACGCCCGGCGTACTTCTATAAGGATGACGAAATTGTTGTAGCCGCTTCAGAACGCCCCGCAATAATGACTGCATTTAATGTACCTATTGAAGAAGTACATGAATTGCAACCAGGTCATGCCATCATAACTAAAGCTGACGGTACTTTTACCAATACCAGAATATTACCGGAAAGAGAAGTGACCGCTTGTAGCTTCGAGCGTATTTACTTTAGCCGTGGTAGCGATAAAGACATCTACAAAGAGCGTATGCACTTAGGTAGGAATCTAGCTAAACGTGTATTAAAAGCTGTAGACTACGACCTTAAAAATACGATAGTATCTTTTATACCTAATACTGCAGAAACTGCGTTTTATGGTCTGATAAAAGGCCTTGAAGATTATCTGAACGAAATAAAGCTTGACCGTATTCGTGCTAATGGTAAAAACATGACCGATGAGGAAATGCTGGAACTAATTGGCAGAAGAGTACGTATAGAAAAGGTAGCTATAAAGGACGTGAAGATGCGCACATTCATTACAGCAGATGCTGCTCGTAATGAAATGGTACAGCACGTTTATGATATTACCTATGGCACTGTAAGAAACGGAGTAGACACTCTTGTTGTTATCGACGACTCTATTGTACGTGGCACTACATTAAAGGAAAGTATCATTAAGATGCTTGACCGTTTGAAACCAAAACGTATCATTGTTGTTTCTTCTGCCCCTCAAATACGTTACCCTGATTGCTATGGTATTGACATGAGCAAGATGGGTGATTTCATTGCCTTCAGAGCAGCTATAGAGCTACTTAAAGACCAAGGCAAAGAACATATACTACAAGATACCTACCAAGCATGTGTAGATGCTGCTGAAAAAGGCTTACTAGACAGCCAAAACTTTGTACAGGCGGTGTACGAACCATTCTCTCCTAGCGAGGTCAGCAAAAAGATCGCTGAAATGCTAAGACATGAGGACGTAAATGCCGAAGTAGACATCATTTACCAATCAATAGGTGGACTTAAAGATGCCTGCCCTAACAATCATGGAGACTGGTATTTTACAGGTAACTACCCTACCAAAGGTGGTAACAGAGTAGCTAATAAAGCGTTTATGAACTTCATGGAACGCAAAGAAGGAAGAGGATATTAATATTATATTTTCTCACATCTTCTGTTTTACCTATCTTTGTAGGCCATTCAGAATTGAACTACATTGAAACAACTTGTGCGGAAGACGTTGATGCTTTAGCTGTTTCATCCATTACAAATATCAAAAAGAGGTCTACTCTTATGAGTAGATAGTGAATTGTTGTATTAATAATTGAAGCCCTGATTAAATGATTAATATAAAGAACAAAGAACCTGAAGAGTGCACTTTGATGTTGGTAGACT
Protein-coding sequences here:
- a CDS encoding cation-translocating P-type ATPase; amino-acid sequence: MDKTYSTVVEGMTCGNCAITISKLLEKKGASNISANAASGEVSFTIVEEEEVDNVYNAIDDLGYRVVRDDDNAIEGTGTNTGRSDKTSLYLIICAMLTVPLLLHMFVNWHYLHNPWVQLVLSTPVYIIGLIVFGKSAFRSLKHGIPNMDVLIIIGASAAYIYSLIGLFYYTDAVRDYMFFETTASIITLVMVGNWLEHKTVKATTTAIDALVNLQPQKAKIVMTDSIGKETMLEVESKYVKKGDMILVNTGDSIPVDGVVISGEAEVDEHMITGESLPIRKKETEEVIGGTMVMDGNIKIEATTVGSQSILSNIIKLVREAQGTKPPLQKLADKISAIFVPAVLGIALLTFLVSWLAFDVSFESAMMRSIAVMVISCPCAMGLATPAAVAVGLGRAARNGMLVKGGDTLERLKQIKQVVFDKTGTLTTGKLEISSFDTVMEAATFKSIVAAIESYSSHPIAKSISKQWSNTENVQLEKVDEVKAKGMEAVDANGDKWQLGSELWLHTSVEKLTGYDLYLYKNGSYAGAIKITDTLRPDAKETIDELKRMGYKTILLSGDKKEKCEHLANELGIEEVYAQQTPEQKNKKLDELLEAAPTAMVGDGINDAPALARATVGISLSESTQIAIQSANIILSNNQLSTLPKAIRLGIYTDQTIKQNLFWAFIYNIVAIPVAAAGMLKPTYGAGIMALSDVVLILNSLRLGIRSLKK
- the tsaE gene encoding tRNA (adenosine(37)-N6)-threonylcarbamoyltransferase complex ATPase subunit type 1 TsaE, whose protein sequence is MSYPYDIVIWPTAYICIMAAQPILQISYSLANIENAVHQFWQYAHQYQVFAFSGDMGAGKTTFITALCHYLKVEDTVSSPTFSLINEYTFQQNGIAKKIYHMDWYRLKDADEAIDAGVEDTILRTDCYSIVEWPEKAIELLPKKHLWVSIANNGDNERTMNVWVKD
- a CDS encoding amidophosphoribosyltransferase; amino-acid sequence: MSDAIRHECGLAYIRLLKPLAYYHRKYGTSFYGLNKLYLLMEKQHNRGQDGAGIAAVKLNVEAGHQNMHRLRISGANAIRKLFEEVQKETSDLEKMYPEIGNHPGLLKGYMRFMGESLIGHLRYGTQGQNNVEFCHPFIKSDINPTRNLIMAGNFNLVNTDELFKMLDSHPTTTVRDSDLGAMIETIQYYLCLADETNPENLNIEGILKQATTHFDGGYVCGGLVGNGDGFVMRDPNGIRPAYFYKDDEIVVAASERPAIMTAFNVPIEEVHELQPGHAIITKADGTFTNTRILPEREVTACSFERIYFSRGSDKDIYKERMHLGRNLAKRVLKAVDYDLKNTIVSFIPNTAETAFYGLIKGLEDYLNEIKLDRIRANGKNMTDEEMLELIGRRVRIEKVAIKDVKMRTFITADAARNEMVQHVYDITYGTVRNGVDTLVVIDDSIVRGTTLKESIIKMLDRLKPKRIIVVSSAPQIRYPDCYGIDMSKMGDFIAFRAAIELLKDQGKEHILQDTYQACVDAAEKGLLDSQNFVQAVYEPFSPSEVSKKIAEMLRHEDVNAEVDIIYQSIGGLKDACPNNHGDWYFTGNYPTKGGNRVANKAFMNFMERKEGRGY
- a CDS encoding LysE family transporter; translation: MHLLDALIKGITLGLFMAISVGPTLFAVLRYSLNHSYKAGIAFILGVSISDILYVVVANVAASWLEVLHEFAKEIAYGGAVVLIIVGLAGLVSKYKPVRPSAAVLTISKADYVKIWTSGFLINTINPAVIIIWLGAVTATANTSAWYRTVMFGSCLLLVLSIDFAKVFLADTIRKKLTIRRIMYLQKTSAAIILSFGIALFLSTFFNLHFS
- a CDS encoding M12 family metallo-peptidase, producing the protein MKKLTLFLLLFTVGTYSANAIEMTMWRSVASNNVPAKGERELYPQKSLVYALSVDYMKTQLTTASSFENAVVLQIPNPKGGMMNFKVWEESIMAEELAEKYPEIKNYTAVAVDDPRVTAKINITAFGFDAMVYTGTGNDYVIDPYTKSDDRYYLCYYKSDYAKPAGKEHFCANSDANDGPEDISNARFDLSNGGLPKVALKTNGATKRKYRLALACTGEYANAVTPGTPTKPLVLSAMNTTMARVNGVYQREFGVTMELVANNDQLIFLNSNDGYTNSSGVTMQAENQTKIDNVIGKINYDIGHVFSTGGGGIADLQSVCDFNAKARGVTGQAKPTGDLFDIDYVAHEMGHQFGATHTFNAATGACAGNGTNISAYEPGGGSTIMAYAGICNGNDVANQSDDYFHAKSLDQVSDFITNIVTGGSCATTSAAGNTPPVVASIKKTYDVPYLTPFELEAPLATDADNNGITYCWEEYDLGDFGKSFSDTKQDGPLFRSFKPTASRWRVFPVLDSILNNNLNYLGEKLPEVGRKLEFKLTVRDMFNGTGTFNLSDETVRLHVTTTSGPFLVTAPNQSSDYWQIGSTQTVTWDVAQTTTAPVNCSNVTILLSVDGGYTYPFTLAANTANDGSETITVPTGTNTNTARVKVKADGNVFFDVSNSNFKINNWPADIASVSFSNHITVFPVPATKQLNIVSDTNYSYDYGLFNVVGQRVAEGGFKDFAIIDVSSMASGVYTLRLHSSAGEKISRKVLVQ